In the genome of Budorcas taxicolor isolate Tak-1 chromosome 7, Takin1.1, whole genome shotgun sequence, the window gcattagtcctcccAATAGATGCTCTGTAAATGGGATGATCAAATAATTTTCCCTCCAAACTTGGACTTCTAGATCAATGTTCAGGGATAGTGTTAATAGTTATGGCAggacaacagaaataaaataaaaattttagtttctccctttaaaaatatcttctgaaGACAGAGATGATAGATTTAAATGAAAGGGTGTGCTGATTAGGTTTACATGTTAATCAGATTATTGTGATTAGCGGTTAAGTGGATTACATAGAGAAAGGATTAGAAGCCCTAGTGCCGATTAGACAGTCTACTACAAAAGAGATTTTTATCATCGTATAACTGAAGTTGAGTGAATTTATTAGAAAAGTTTAGAAAGTATTTTTTTGAGTTTGAAtagtctttttcaaaaaatatatctgAGCCCAGTCTAAGGGCAAAGTGAATAAGTGAGTCTGTCCGTGTAAACCGCTAAAGTCCACATTACTCTTCCCTTCATTGGGCATCCAACTTAGTGAGAAAATCAAGATAAAGAGATGATGtgcctgcgtgctaagttgcttcagtcatatctatttgtgaacccatggactgcagcctgccaggttcctctgcccatgggattctccaggcaagaaaactggaatggattgccatgcccttctccaggggatcttcccgacccagggattgaacctgtgtctctcacatctaacctgcattggcaggcaggttctttaccactagcaccacctgggaagtctggatAGTATACATACAATTCAAAATTGGAAACATTAATAGGGAAAGTGCAATATTAATCTTAATGACTGGATCAGGAAAGGTCACTGTGTTAAATGGTGTTTTTCAGGAACATTGAAAGGTGCTCAAGACTGATTCGAGGGCTCCAGACGCAGCAGCTCTGGAGGTCTGAGCCGCATCACCGACTCCCTTGGAGGTTCCTAGACCTGACGTTCCTGGAGCAGTAGAGGGCCTCACCCCACAGTAGAGACCTGCTGGGTCTCTGTTCATCCCGCGAGATCTCGCGTTAACCTCGGCTACTGGAAATATGGCTGCAGCGAGTGAACCCGCGATGGAGAAAACTGTGGAATCTGTTCCtgtgaagagggaaaagaaagaaaacgaaCAAATCCGTAAACTCTTCATTGGTGGCTTGAGCTCTGAAACCACAGAAGAAAGTCTGAAGAACTACTATCAGCAGTGGGGAGAACTCACGGACTGTGTGGTCATAAGGGGCCTCGCCAGTCAAAAATCAAGAGGATTTGGTTTTGTTACTTTCTCCTCCGTGGCTGAGGTGGATGCAGCCATGGCGGCCAGACCTCATTCCATTGATGGGAGAGTGGTTGACCCCAAACGTGCTGTTGCGAGAGAGAAATCTGAAAAACAGGGGTCGCTTGTCACTGTGAAGAAGCTGTTCGTTGGTGGAATTAAGGAAGATACCAAGGAGCATCATCTTAGAGAGTACTTTGAGAAATATGGAAAAATCGATGCCATTGAGATCATGACTGAtaggcagtcaggcaagaaaagaggCTTTGGATTTGTGACTTTTGATGACTATGATCCCGTGGATAAGATAGTGTTGCAGAAATACCATACCATCAATGGTCATCGTGCAGAAGTTGGGAAGGCTTTGTCGAGACAGGAAATGCAGGAAATTCAAGGTTCTAGAAGTAGAAAAGGAGGCCCTTTTAGTGTTTCTTGTAGTGGGAGTGGAAATTTTGGACGAGGACCAGGAACTAAATTTAGAGGAGAAGCTGATGGGTATGGAAATGGTCCCGGATCTAGGGATGGCTGTCATGGGTATGGAGGAGGACCTGGAGGTGGGAATTTTGGAGGTTACCCTTGTTATGGAGGTGGGAATTTTGGAGGTTACCCTTGTTATGGAGGAGAAGGTGGAGAATATGGTGGTCGAGGTCCTGGGTATGGCAATCAGTGGGAATTCTCTGGAGGTGGTTATGGCAATAATTTTGGAAATTACTACCAGCAACCTTCTAATTATGGTCCAATGAGGAATGGAATCTTTGGTGTTGGCAGGAACATAGCGGCCCCATACGGTGGAGAAAATTATGGCCTAGGAGGCAATGGAAGAAGTGGGGGTTATGGAGGGGGAAATGGATATTGAGATTCTTCCTGTTTGCCCTGGGCTTCACTGTCTGAATAGCAGAAGATGAGAGCCCAGACATAACAGAAGAGTTTCAGGTTattgaaataaagacattaaGAAAACTCTTATCTCAGCcatgaataaatatttagtgaTGTGTCAGAAAGACCTCAGAGCAGGTTCAAAGAGTCATTTTTGTGAATGGACTGGATTATTTAAGAACATTACCTTCCTGTGGAggaaaaactgtgaaaaaaaaatactgactttGAGACAGTATCCTAACTTAACTGTTTCTTTCTAGTGAGTGTGGAAGTATTCCTTCTTTGATAGTGTTAaatgtgtaagtttcaggtgacATGTGAaaccttttaaatgtttttttctcaaagtttttaaaactattagCCAGAATCAGCACTATAGACAGAATGTTGTTCCTTTAAAACTTTGTGTCTGTAGAGTTAAGAAGCAGTTGTACTTttatgatttaataaaataattctaaaagaaaaGCAGTTGTAATGtgtcctttttcatttataactttttcactttaaaattttttatcttttaagtaattttttctacttttatgagGTATTATTGATATATACTATTtaatttactgtttatttttagcagcttcccaggtggcatcagttcagttcagttcagtcgcacagttgtgtctgactctttgcgaccccatgaattgcagcatgccaggcctccctgtccatcaccaactcctggagttcactcagactcacctctatctgtcagtgatgccatccagccatctcatcctctgtcgtccccttctcctcctgcccccaatccctcccagcatcagagtcttttccgatgagtcaactcttcacatgaggtggccagagtactggagtttcagcttctgcatcagtccttccaaagaacacccaggactgatctttagaatggactggttggatctccttgcagtccaagggactctcaagagtcttctccaacaccacagttcaaaagcatcaattctttgctgcccagcctttttcacagtccaactctcacatccatacatgaccactggaaaaaccatagccttgactagatggacctttgttggcaaagtaatgtctctccttttgaatatgctatctaggttggtcataactttccttccaaggagtaagtgtcttttaatttcatggctgcaattaccatctgcagtgattttggagccccccaaaataaagtctgacactgtttccccatgtacttcctatgaagtgatgggaccagatgccatgatcttcattttctgaatgtcgagctttaagtcaactttttcactctccactttcactttcatcaagaggctttttagttcctcttcactttctgccataagggtggtgtcatctgcatatctgaggttattgatatttctcccggcaatcttgattccagcttgtgcttcttccagcccagcgtttctcatgatgtactctgcatagaagttaaataagcagggtgacaatatacagccttgatgtattccttttcctatttggaaccagtctgttgttccatgtccagttctaactgttggttcctgacctgcatataggtttctcaagaggcaggtcaggtgctttggtattcccatctcttgaagaattttccacagtttattgtgatccacacagtcaaaggctttggcacagtcaacaaagcagaaatagatgtttttctggaactctcttactttttcaatgatccagtggatgttggcaatttgatctctggttcctctgccttttctaaaaccagcttgcacatctggaagctcatggttcacgtattgctgaagcctgtcttggagaattttaagcattactttactagcgtgtgagatgagtgcaattgtgcggtagttcaagcattctttggcatcgtctttctttgggattggaatgagaactgactggcatagtggtgaagaatccaccagccaatgcagtagacgtggattcaatccccaggtgggaaagatctcctgcagagggaaatggcaacacattctagTATTAacaactgggaaatcccatggatagaagagcctgggggctttagtccatggggtcccaagagttagacgtgacttagtgactaaaccaccagaccactatcactcatttatttaggctgcactgggtcttcattgcagtgtgtggaTGCTTGTTGTAAAGCACCAACTCTAAGGTGCATGGGCTCTCTACTTGAGgcacacaggttcagtagttgtaacAGGTAGGCTTAGTTGTCCTGAGGTATATGGGACAAAAAACaagtgttaactatagtcatcatgttgcGCATTACATCCCTTGTTGTTCattcgctgagtcatgtctgactagtTGCAACCttataaactgcagcatgccaggtttctctaacactatctccctgagtttcctcaaataacatgtccattgagtcagtgatgccatccaactgtctcattctctgttgcccccttctcctcttgccctcaatttccccagcatcatggtcttttccaatgagtcagctcttcgcatcaggtggccaaagtattggagcttcaggtttagcatctgtccttccaatgaatattcagggttgatttcctttaggattgactggtttgatctccttgcagtccaagggactctcaagagtattctccagcaacacagtttgaaagcatcaattctttggtgctcagccttctttatggtccaactctcgcatccatacatcagttcagttcagttcagttgctcagtcgtgtccgactctgcgaccccatgaattgcagcatgccaggcctctctgtccatcaccaactcctggagttcactcagactcacgtccatcgagtcagtgatgccatccagccatctcatcctctgtcgtcccctcctctcctgcccccaatccctcccaggatcagagtcttttccatgcatccatacatgactactggaaaaagcataactttgactagatgaacctttgttggcaaagtcatgtctctgcttttataaaCAGTCAAGGCTTGACATTGCTATttgtccaaggagtaagtgtcttttaattttgtagctgcagtcaccatcaaaagtgattttggagccccctcaaataaagtctctcactgtttccattgtttccttatctatttgccatggagtgatgggactggatgccatgatctttttttttgagtgttgaatgttaagccagctttccccctctcctctttcaccttcttcaagaggctctttagttcctcttcactttctgacattaaagtggtatcatctgcatatctgagatcattgatatttctcctggcaatcttgattctagcttgtgcttcagccagccaggcatttctcatgatgtactctgcactgaagttaaataagcagggtgacaatatacagccttgatggactcctttctcaattttgaaccagaccattgttctgtgtctggttctaactgttgcttcttttcctccatacatgtttctcaggagggaggtgaggtggtctgttattcccatttctttaagaatattacacagtttgtcatgatctacacaaaggctttagcatagtcaatgaagcagaagcagatgttttttgggaattttcttgcttttttctatgatccagggtatgttggcaatctgatctctggttcctctgccttttctaaatccaatttgacatctgaaagttcttggttcacatactgctgaaggctagcttgaaggattttgaacaaaaTCTTGTTGGCACGAGAAATGAGTGTAATTATATAGTAATTTGAACAtcttttggcattgcttttctttgggattggaatgaaaactgatgttttccagtcctgtggccactgctgagttttccaaatttgcttgcataatgagtgcagcactttaacagaatcatattttaggatttgaaatagctcagctagaattccatcacctctactagctttgttcatagaaatgCTTTCCAATCCTTTGTTTAATGCAACGctccacactccaggatgtctggctctaggtgagtgatcacaccatcgtggttaactgggtcatgaagatcttttttgtagagttcttctgtgtattcttaatctcttctgcttctgttaggtccttgccgtttttgtcctttattgtgcctatctttgtatgaaatgttcccttggtatctttcaaTTTTcttagagatctctagtctttcccattctattgttttcatctattccTTTGCAGTggtcatttaagaaggctttcttatctctccttgctattctctgggactctgcattcagttaagtatatctttccctttcttctttgacttttgcttttcttcttttctcagctatttgtaaggcctcttcagacaaccactttgccttgctgcatttctttttcttggggatggttttggtcaccacctcctgtacaatgttaggaacctccatccatagctttttaggcactctgtctatcagatctaatcccttgaatctatttgtcacctccattgtgtaatcatatgggatttgatttaggtcataactgaacgGCCTAGTAATTtcctttcccctactttcttcaatttgagcctgtattttgcagtaaggagctgatgatctgagccacggtcagcttcaggtcttgtttttgctgaccgtatacagcctctccatctttggctgcaaaaaatataattaatctaATTCTGgcactgaccatctggtgatgtccatgtttagcatcatctcttgtgttgttggaaaagggtgtttgctatgaccggtgcattctcttggcaaaactctgttaaccttttccctgcttcattttatactcctctaagaccaaacttgcctgttactccaggtatctcttggccTCCTACTTTTATATTCCACTCCCTTATGGTGAAGAGGACATCTGTTTCGGTTTttgttctaggaggtcttgtaggtcttcataaaatagttcaacttcagcttcttcagcattagaggttggggcatagacttggattactgtgatgttgaatggtttgtcttgaaaatgaacagagatcattctgttatttttgagattgcatccaagaactgcgtttcagactcttttgttgactatgagggctactccgtttcttctaaaggattcttgtcCTTTAGTAGTAGATAGGTCATCTatattaaatttgcccattcccacccattttagttcactgattcctaaaatgtcgatattcactcttgccatcccctgtttcagttcagttcagttcatttcagtcgctcagttgtgtctgactctttgtgaccctatgaattgcagcacgccaggcctccctgtccatcatcaactcctggagttcactcaaactcgtgtccatcgggtcagtgataccatccagtcatctcatcccctgtcgtccccttctcctcctgcccccaatccctcccagcatcagagtcttttccaatgagtcaactcttcacatgaggtggccaaagtactggagtttcagcttcagcatcattcccgccaaagaaatcccagggctgatctccttcagaatggactggttggatctccttgcagtccaagggactctcaagagtcttctccaacaccacagttcaaaagcatcaattcttcggcactcagccttcttcacagtccaactctcacatccatacatgactactggaaaaaccatagctttgactagacggacctttgttggcaaagtaatatctctgcttttgaatatgatatctaggttggtcataactttccttccaaaggagtaagcgtcttttcatttcatggctgcaattactatctgcagtgattttggagctaccaaaaataaagtctgacactatttccactgtttccccatctatttcccatgaagtgatgggaccggatgccatgatctttgttttctgaatgttgagctttaagtcaactttttcactctcctctttcactttcatcaagaggctttttagttcctcttcactttctgccataagggtggtgtcatctgcatatctgaggttattgatatttctcccggcaatcttgattccagcttgttcttcttccagcccagcgtttctcatgatgtactctgcacagaagttaaataagcaaggtgacaatatgctgctgctgctgctgctaagtcccatcagtcgtgtccgactctgtgcgaccccatagacaacagcccaacaggctcctctgtccctgggattctccaggcaagaacactggagtgggttgccatttccttctccaatgcatgaaagtgaaaagtgaaagtgaagtcactcagtcgtgtccgactcttggcgactgcagggactgcagcctaccaggctcctccatccatggggttctccaggcaagagtactggagtgggttgccattgccttctccgaaggtgacaatatacatctcctgtttgaccacatccaatttaccttgtttcatgtacctaacattccaggttcctatgctatattgttctttacagcatcggactttccTTTCACCAGCAGATACAATCACACCTGGGTGtcgttttcactttggctcagcctcctcATCCTTTCTGTAGCTATTTCACCACTCTACcccagtagaatattgggcacttaccgacctggggggttcatctttcagtgtcatatctttttgccttttcaaactgttcatggagttctcaaggcaagaatgctgaagtggtctgccattcccttctacagtgtACCACGTTTTTAGCAGGGACATGCCCTTCAGCTGTTCAGCGTAGCTGGATGAAATGCCTTGTGCTTTGGCTTTCCCACTGCTGGTCCTCAGTGAGCATTTAAACCTTCACTGGCCATCAGGAGTCAGTCAAGATGTGGCCAGAGTTTGAGGCAAAGGCCCTGTTGGAGTGGCTGAAAAGAGGGTCTGGGGAATGCTGGAACTGATGTTGGAGGATGCCCAGGAGTGGAGGGCACCCCCACCTCACTGCTGCTGTTGGCTACCCTGGAGTTGATCTGCCGCCTGGGAGCTGCTGTCCACCAGTGAAGCTGACAAGCCCACCCAGGAGCTGACTATATCCTGGCTTTTCCACTGCTGCTGGTTGCCCAAGTactttatttatcttcttaacCAAAAGTTTGTACGTTTTGGCAACCTTCATTCTATTTCTCTGCCCACAAATTCCCCACCTCTGGTGATATCTTTTCCTTTGagattaaaaaggaaactttaaGTTCATCCTATAAATGAGATgctatagtatttgtttttctctgacttatttcacttagcatagtgccctcAAGAGATTATCCATGTTGTTGGAAATGGCacgatttccttatttttttatggTCAAACAGTCTAtcattgtatgtgtatgtatatatgtatatgagcatgtgtataaatacatgtatatatgcataaaatgtaaaatcacattttctttattcattcatcttttgatagatatttagggtcatttccatgtcttggctattgtacataatgctgcaatgaacatggactATTCAGGATAATGACTTTTATTTtgttcagatatatacccagaagtggagatGAAATAGAGCAAGTCCCTATAGTCCTTACCATCCCCCTACCCCATGTCCTCAACCTGCCTATTatctgtggggggaaaaaaaaaaaaaaacttagctagaagaataagtttaatcatagaagtgagaaaatgcagaagcaaagaaaagcagtCAAATAGGACAAAACAgtaatagtttagtcattaagcatagtcaaggaacTTTagctccttctcaagggctatagataatattttgaGCCATATCCTGAGCTGCCTTGTAGATACTGAAACTCCCGCCAAGTGGAATAGGTTAACTGCATGATGGCCAGGCTGGAGCCATGACAGAGCTCCCCCAGTTGTGAGCACTGGCcttaaggaaatgggaaccaaCCAACCCTGGAACTTAAAATCAGCTGtgtttaaaacaatcaagatgatgttGGTCAGACCACTGGTGGCCAATTTCAAGATTACTGTAAGAGCTGACTGCTGTTTCTACATGTAGCCCCATTCTTCTGCCTATACACTCTCTTGCCCCATGATTGTCAATGGGGAAGTTGCCCTTTGGACAGGAGTCTGCCCTCCCACATGGCCCTAGTCactggcatccaaaataaagcaaattttcctttccatcaatatttcctttttattggcttttgagcagtgagcaTCTGGACCCCACTTTCAGTTACAGTGTGATGAATTCTGACTCCAATTATATCTTAATATGATCCAAATTATAATGTTCTGCTATCTATTTGACTTTTACTGTATCAGAAGGAATAAATTCTCATCACAaaactgcttttttctttttaaaaaattaaacctgTGGAAGAAGGCATTTAAATTATAACTGATATTAAGGAATTAAGTAACTAAGAAGGTTCTGATTCCAAGAAAAGGCTGATTTGGTAAGCTTCAAGACAGTTCAAGAGCAAATattcaaacaaaaacacagagtgaaaaatagacaaaagagAGTTAAACGATAAGTGGGAAGTGATGAAGAGTGGACTAGAGAGAAGGCGGGGAGGAACTGATATCACAAGTGAAAATATACACAAGCATGTTCCAAATGGATGAAATACATCAACTCACAGATGTAAGTAACTCAAAGTTCTttgagcaaaaaacaaaacaaaaatgaaaacacagaggaaagaatGAGATACACTATGGTCTCAATGCCAAAGTTAATGTAAAAAGGTTTTAGACATTTTAGAGAATACAGAGGGTAATTGCTGATGCCTAGacataaataaaaactaagataGATAGCAATACAGAAACTTTTTtattgtagaaaatattttaatttctctctatttttttttttggctgtgctgggtcttcacacAGGCTTACCTCCAGGGGCAGCATGTGGGCTTCTCTTGCTCAGTCCATGGGCTTCCTGTTGCAGTGCAATGGGATTCTCTTGTTACAGATCACGAGCTCTGGAGTGCAAGAGCAGTAGTTGCAGCCCAAAGGCTTGGTTGACCTGTGGTatatgggatctgagttccctgaccagggatctaacctgtgttgGAGGGTGGATtccttttcttatatatttacttatttttggttatgctgggtcttcattgctgtgtgggtttttctctagatGCAGCGaatgggggctactgtctagttgtggtgcttcTCACGGCAGTAGCTTCTCGTtttggagcataggctctagggcacaggcttaatagatgtggtgcaccggcttagttactctgaggcatgtaggatcttcctagatcatggatcaaacccatgtctcctgcattggcaggaggattctttaccattgagccaccagggaagtccctggaaaatGGATTCTCAACcagcggaccaccagggaagtcccaagaacctTTTTAAAGTGCTAAAATAAATCTCATGTCAAGACAAAATTCTATACCCAGCATCAAAATGGTCCCAAATAAAGATGTCTGAAAAACTTAAAATGAAGCATTTCACTGTTAGCAGCCTTGAATTAGACAAAATACTAGACAGTGTTATTAAGTCCAAAGGACAATAATTCCAAATTGAAAACTAGGGTTGCAGGAAAGAATAGagtcaataaaggagaatttaaaataaataccaatGAATTTTGCTTTATAAACAGTTCAAGAAACATGTCATGGagattaaaatatatgtagaatTAAAATGCATGACAGCAGTAAtagaaaagcaaggaaagttaaaatgaaattgaaagtaTTCCAAGATTTTAGCTTTGAGAAAAGTGGTAAAAATGATTATctgtatttgttgtttagtcactaaattttgtccaactcttttgtgacctcagggactgtagcccaccacgttcctctgttcacgggatttcccaggcaagaatactggatagggttgccatttctttctccagggactcttccccatccaggaaccaaacctgcttgacaggtggattctttaccactgagccagtagggaagctCAATTATCTGTATCAGGCTACATTAAATGAAGGAACCATAATTTAATCATAATTCATAATACTCATGAATTCATAATTTAATGCAACCACAAATATTTGTATATGAAAATAACAAGTTTATACAGGGAACAATGTGATAATGAAAGAGTTAAGTCATAGTCAGTGAAGTAAAGAGACTTTAGTGCAAAGAGTAGGGAAAGAGTCAGATGGTTGAAGTAACTTTGTATTTATTAGTAatttccccaggtggcactagtggtaaagaaccagcctgccaatgcaggagacataagagactcaggtttgatctgggtcgggaagattccctggaggaggacgtggcaacccactccagtattcttgactggagaatcccatggacagaggaacctgtcaggctatagtccatggggtcacagagtcagacatgactga includes:
- the LOC128050547 gene encoding heterogeneous nuclear ribonucleoproteins A2/B1-like, which encodes MEKTVESVPVKREKKENEQIRKLFIGGLSSETTEESLKNYYQQWGELTDCVVIRGLASQKSRGFGFVTFSSVAEVDAAMAARPHSIDGRVVDPKRAVAREKSEKQGSLVTVKKLFVGGIKEDTKEHHLREYFEKYGKIDAIEIMTDRQSGKKRGFGFVTFDDYDPVDKIVLQKYHTINGHRAEVGKALSRQEMQEILEVGILEVTLVMEEKVENMVVEVLGMAISGNSLEVVMAIILEITTSNLLIMVQ